A genomic segment from Nitrospira sp. encodes:
- a CDS encoding Alanine racemase, with protein sequence MHNPAHCPPTSLSIDLAALAQNLAHVRRLASRCEVLAVVKANAYGHGAVEITRALQRLAVHRFGVATMEEGIALREAGIHDAILVMGATIPAQFHDLVAHKLTPVLYRTDMVHALAAAVSPGAAPYPVHVKIETGMGRLGLPPEEIPDLFNLQAFGTSLYPEGLMTHLADADNHETLHTEAQLARFRQTIEAVLRRGLTFPLVHAANSAAIIKYPATHFSLVRPGLMLYGYHTLAEEESAPALQPILTWKSTIAHLRTIQPGDSVSYNRTFVASRRSRIAVLPVGYADGYNRLLSNRGVVLIGGRRARVVGRVCMDMTLVDVTDVPGVAIGHEAILIGRQGQEQITAADLAAWQQTIPYEVLCAIGPRVPRRYDLPPAEHTSPPREP encoded by the coding sequence GTGCATAATCCCGCGCATTGTCCCCCAACCTCGCTGTCGATCGACCTAGCCGCCCTCGCACAGAACCTCGCCCATGTGCGGCGCCTTGCCTCGCGCTGCGAAGTCTTGGCCGTGGTGAAAGCCAACGCCTACGGACACGGCGCCGTCGAAATCACACGTGCGCTTCAACGCCTGGCGGTGCACCGGTTCGGCGTCGCCACGATGGAAGAGGGGATCGCGCTCCGCGAAGCAGGCATTCATGATGCCATCTTGGTGATGGGTGCGACGATCCCGGCACAGTTCCACGACCTGGTCGCCCACAAGTTGACACCGGTTCTCTATCGGACTGATATGGTGCATGCCCTTGCTGCTGCCGTCTCGCCCGGCGCCGCTCCCTATCCGGTGCATGTCAAAATTGAGACCGGTATGGGCCGCCTGGGCCTACCTCCCGAGGAGATACCCGATCTTTTCAACCTGCAGGCCTTCGGGACGAGCCTCTATCCGGAAGGGCTCATGACCCATCTGGCTGATGCCGACAATCACGAGACCTTGCACACCGAAGCGCAGCTCGCTCGCTTCCGACAGACGATCGAGGCAGTACTACGGCGAGGACTCACCTTCCCACTGGTGCACGCGGCCAACAGCGCGGCCATCATCAAATATCCCGCGACCCACTTTTCCCTCGTCCGTCCCGGCCTCATGCTCTACGGGTACCATACCTTGGCCGAGGAGGAATCGGCCCCGGCATTGCAGCCGATCCTCACCTGGAAATCGACGATCGCCCACCTTCGGACCATTCAGCCAGGCGACAGCGTCAGCTACAATCGGACATTCGTCGCTTCACGACGCTCGCGCATTGCCGTGTTGCCGGTCGGGTATGCGGACGGATACAACCGTCTCCTTTCCAACCGTGGAGTGGTCTTGATCGGCGGCAGACGAGCGCGGGTGGTCGGGCGTGTCTGCATGGACATGACCCTGGTCGATGTGACCGACGTACCGGGCGTAGCAATCGGACATGAAGCCATCTTGATCGGGCGGCAGGGACAGGAACAGATCACGGCAGCCGACCTGGCCGCTTGGCAACAGACGATTCCCTATGAAGTGCTCTGTGCCATCGGGCCTCGTGTGCCTCGCCGATACGACCTTCCTCCGGCCGAGCACACAAGTCCACCACGTGAACCGTGA
- a CDS encoding Ribosome recycling factor: MTAQEVKHKVTEKMDHAIEHLKRDLAGLRTGRASVALLDGIKVDYYGTLTPLKQIANIATPEARLITIQPWEQNLIREIEKAIQTSDLGLTPSNDGKLIRIPLPPLTEERRKELIKVCKKHGEEMKVQIRGFRRDGNEELKKLQKDAKLTEDELRKSEAEIQKLTDQYVQKIDDVMKKKESEILEV; encoded by the coding sequence ATGACGGCGCAAGAGGTCAAACACAAAGTCACCGAAAAAATGGACCATGCGATCGAGCACTTGAAGCGCGATCTGGCCGGGCTCCGCACCGGTCGCGCATCCGTGGCGCTCCTCGACGGCATCAAAGTCGATTACTACGGCACGCTGACCCCGTTGAAACAGATTGCGAATATCGCCACACCCGAAGCGCGGCTCATCACGATTCAGCCCTGGGAACAGAATCTTATCAGGGAAATCGAAAAGGCGATCCAGACTTCGGACCTCGGCTTGACCCCCTCGAACGACGGCAAGTTGATCCGTATTCCCCTCCCACCGTTGACCGAAGAACGCCGTAAAGAACTCATCAAGGTGTGCAAGAAACACGGCGAAGAAATGAAGGTGCAGATTCGCGGCTTCCGTCGGGACGGTAATGAAGAACTCAAGAAACTGCAGAAGGACGCGAAATTGACCGAAGACGAACTGCGCAAGTCGGAAGCCGAAATTCAGAAGCTGACGGATCAGTATGTGCAGAAGATCGACGACGTGATGAAGAAGAAAGAAAGCGAAATTCTCGAAGTCTGA
- a CDS encoding Uridylate kinase, with product MSAVRYRRILLKVSGEMLAGEQGYGIQPSILEGLADEIADVVAMDVEVAVVIGGGNIFRGLAASARGMERASADYMGMLATVLNALALQNALESKGVTTRVQSAIEMRQLAEGYIRRRAIRHLEKKRVVIFAGGTGNPYFSTDTAASLRAMEIGAQVIMKGTKVDGIYDSDPVKNPQAKKYSEIPFLSILNQNLKVMDSTAISLCMDNRLPLIVFNLKEKGNFKRVVQGDPIGTLVTIGSR from the coding sequence ATGAGTGCTGTCCGATACCGCCGCATCCTGCTGAAAGTCAGCGGAGAAATGTTGGCCGGTGAGCAGGGCTACGGCATTCAACCCTCGATTCTCGAAGGGCTGGCGGACGAAATCGCCGACGTTGTCGCGATGGACGTCGAAGTGGCCGTCGTCATCGGCGGCGGCAATATCTTCCGCGGCTTGGCCGCCAGCGCGCGGGGCATGGAGAGGGCTTCGGCCGACTACATGGGCATGCTGGCGACCGTGCTGAATGCCCTCGCCCTCCAGAATGCGTTGGAGAGCAAGGGGGTCACGACCCGCGTCCAGTCGGCGATCGAAATGCGGCAATTGGCCGAAGGGTATATCAGGCGCCGCGCCATCCGGCATCTGGAAAAGAAGCGGGTGGTGATTTTTGCCGGCGGCACCGGCAATCCCTACTTCTCCACCGATACGGCTGCGTCATTGCGGGCCATGGAAATCGGCGCGCAGGTCATCATGAAAGGCACCAAGGTCGACGGGATTTACGACAGTGATCCGGTCAAGAATCCCCAAGCCAAGAAGTACTCGGAGATTCCGTTTCTCTCGATTCTCAACCAGAACCTGAAAGTGATGGACTCGACGGCGATCAGCCTCTGCATGGACAACCGGCTGCCGTTGATCGTCTTCAACTTGAAAGAAAAGGGGAACTTCAAGCGGGTCGTACAGGGTGATCCCATCGGCACCCTGGTTACCATAGGCAGCCGGTAA
- a CDS encoding Translation elongation factor Ts, whose amino-acid sequence MASLSDLVKELREKTGAGILDCQKALSENGNSIEKAIDYLRQKGLAAAQKKAGRETNQGLVHAYIHAGGKIGVLIEVNCETDFVARNDDFKTFVNDLALQVAASSPSYVRREEIPADVVTKERSIYEGQAKEMGKPPAAWPKIIEGKLEKFFQENCLLEQSFIKDPSVTVKDLLAQQIAKIGENMNIRRFTRYQLGQA is encoded by the coding sequence ATGGCAAGTCTGAGTGATCTCGTCAAAGAATTACGTGAAAAAACCGGGGCCGGGATTCTGGATTGCCAGAAAGCCTTGTCCGAGAACGGCAACAGCATCGAGAAAGCGATCGACTATCTCCGGCAAAAGGGACTGGCCGCCGCCCAGAAAAAGGCCGGCCGTGAGACCAACCAGGGATTGGTCCATGCCTATATCCACGCCGGAGGAAAGATCGGGGTCCTCATCGAGGTCAACTGCGAAACCGACTTCGTGGCACGGAACGACGACTTCAAAACGTTTGTGAACGACCTGGCACTCCAAGTGGCGGCATCCAGCCCCTCCTATGTCAGACGGGAAGAAATTCCCGCCGATGTCGTGACGAAAGAGCGGAGCATCTACGAAGGACAGGCAAAAGAAATGGGCAAGCCGCCTGCCGCCTGGCCGAAAATCATCGAAGGCAAGCTCGAAAAATTCTTCCAAGAAAATTGCCTGCTCGAGCAATCCTTCATCAAGGACCCGTCCGTGACGGTCAAAGATCTGCTGGCGCAACAAATCGCCAAGATCGGCGAGAACATGAACATCCGTCGGTTTACACGTTACCAACTAGGCCAAGCATGA
- a CDS encoding SSU ribosomal protein S2p (SAe), which produces MGVVAIKELLEAGVHFGHQTNRWNPKMKRFLFGERNGVYIIDLQQTVERLEQAYAFARDTVAAGDSVLFVGTKRQAAEILEEEAKRANQFFINQRWLGGMLTNFQTIRRSIDKMKKMEATLADPTHQGHTKKELGHMQKEVVKLQKNLSGIRNMRALPGAVFVLDTRIEHIAVLEASRLEIPVIAIVDSNCDPDHIQFPIPGNDDAIRSIKLIISKIADACLEGAHLRAQQEETEFAAAPAGGGKPAANLAGVSAL; this is translated from the coding sequence ATGGGAGTCGTGGCGATTAAAGAATTGTTGGAAGCCGGTGTCCATTTCGGACACCAGACGAACCGTTGGAATCCGAAGATGAAGCGATTTCTCTTCGGCGAACGAAACGGCGTCTACATCATCGACCTGCAACAGACGGTCGAGCGCCTGGAACAGGCCTATGCCTTCGCGCGCGACACCGTGGCGGCCGGTGACTCCGTCTTGTTCGTCGGAACGAAGCGCCAGGCAGCGGAAATTTTGGAAGAAGAGGCCAAACGAGCCAACCAGTTCTTCATCAACCAGCGGTGGCTGGGCGGCATGTTGACCAACTTCCAGACCATCCGCCGCAGCATCGACAAAATGAAAAAAATGGAAGCGACCCTCGCGGATCCGACTCATCAGGGCCACACCAAAAAAGAACTCGGACATATGCAGAAGGAAGTCGTCAAACTCCAGAAGAACCTGTCGGGCATCCGCAACATGAGAGCCCTGCCCGGTGCGGTATTCGTGCTCGACACCCGCATCGAACACATTGCGGTTCTCGAGGCCAGCCGGTTGGAGATTCCGGTCATCGCCATCGTGGATTCGAACTGCGACCCGGACCATATCCAGTTCCCGATTCCCGGCAACGACGATGCGATTCGTTCCATCAAGCTGATTATTTCAAAAATCGCGGACGCGTGCCTCGAAGGTGCGCACCTTCGCGCACAACAGGAAGAAACCGAATTTGCGGCAGCGCCGGCCGGCGGCGGCAAACCGGCGGCGAACTTGGCCGGTGTCTCGGCTTTGTAA
- a CDS encoding bifunctional glutamate N-acetyltransferase/amino-acid acetyltransferase ArgJ, with protein MKIISGGVTAPQGFLAAGAYAGIKRKKQLDLALLLSERAGPVAGVFTTNRIAAAPVILDRLHLKKGVGRAILVNSGNANACTGSEGMRAAKDMAQLVATALQCPPHSVFIGSTGVIGQPLPITRIKNALPMLLTRVTRRGGNEAARAIMTTDLKPKETAVRARLGGRMVTVGGMAKGSGMIHPNMATMLAYLTTDVVINRRTLHTALCQAVDQSFNCITVDGDTSTNDTVLCLANGMAGNREILPDSVDFKKFCAMLETVCRTLALKICWDGEGVTKVVKIEVRGAKTTKAAKQVSQTIATSNLVKTALFGGDANWGRVMAALGRAGVAIDPISVSLQFGDVPMVRNGQGLGQAAERRLTKVFQAREFTILVDLGQGKACAHMWTTDLSYEYVRINASYRS; from the coding sequence ATGAAGATTATTTCCGGGGGCGTCACCGCCCCTCAGGGGTTTCTGGCTGCCGGAGCCTATGCCGGGATCAAGAGAAAAAAGCAACTCGATTTGGCGCTGCTCCTGTCTGAACGAGCCGGCCCAGTCGCCGGAGTCTTCACGACCAATCGGATCGCGGCGGCGCCGGTCATCCTCGATCGCCTGCATCTCAAGAAAGGTGTCGGCCGAGCCATCTTGGTCAACAGCGGCAACGCCAACGCCTGCACAGGATCGGAGGGAATGAGGGCAGCCAAGGATATGGCCCAACTGGTGGCAACGGCCCTCCAGTGCCCTCCCCACAGCGTCTTCATCGGCTCGACCGGAGTGATCGGCCAACCGCTCCCGATCACCCGTATCAAAAACGCCCTGCCTATGCTCTTGACCCGCGTCACTCGCAGAGGCGGCAATGAGGCGGCGCGAGCCATCATGACCACAGATCTGAAACCCAAAGAAACCGCCGTACGAGCCAGACTGGGAGGTCGTATGGTGACGGTAGGTGGAATGGCCAAAGGGTCCGGCATGATCCACCCCAACATGGCGACCATGTTGGCCTACCTCACCACGGATGTGGTCATCAATCGGCGCACGCTTCACACGGCGCTGTGCCAGGCCGTCGATCAGTCGTTCAACTGCATCACGGTCGACGGCGATACGAGCACGAACGACACCGTCTTGTGCCTTGCCAACGGCATGGCAGGCAATCGAGAGATCCTGCCCGACTCGGTGGACTTCAAGAAATTTTGTGCCATGCTCGAGACGGTCTGCCGGACGCTGGCACTGAAAATTTGTTGGGACGGCGAAGGGGTCACGAAAGTCGTGAAGATCGAAGTCAGAGGGGCCAAGACCACCAAAGCGGCGAAGCAGGTGTCGCAAACGATCGCGACTTCCAATCTGGTGAAGACGGCGCTTTTCGGCGGTGACGCCAACTGGGGCCGCGTAATGGCGGCGCTCGGGCGTGCGGGAGTGGCCATCGATCCGATCAGCGTGAGTCTTCAGTTCGGGGATGTCCCGATGGTACGGAACGGACAGGGTCTCGGACAGGCCGCCGAACGACGATTGACCAAGGTCTTCCAAGCACGGGAATTTACGATTCTCGTCGATCTCGGTCAAGGCAAGGCCTGCGCCCACATGTGGACCACGGACCTCTCTTACGAATACGTCCGCATCAATGCCAGTTACCGATCGTGA
- a CDS encoding N-acetyl-gamma-glutamyl-phosphate reductase yields the protein MTSVRVAVAGASGYTGAELLRLLSQHPNVAVTAVTSEKSAGATVSSVYPHLQGIVPLAFETLAPEALAERADILFLALPHTKSMGPVASCLKAGKRVIDLSADFRLKDPRTYETWYQTPHAHPDLIGSAVYGLPELHRSSIAQARLVASPGCYPTAAILQLAPLVARGLIVPDTIVIDAKSGVSGAGRSPALSYHFPEAHESLEPYKIGQHRHIPEIEQELSLLANKQEHLTGAPGTAVTVAFTPHLVPMNRGILSTAYARMKDTFDVAELRALYRDFYKGERFVRLLESAMPNPRHVRGANYCDLAVHADTRAGWIVTVSALDNLIKGAAGQAIQAMNLMLGYPEETGLTAPGVYP from the coding sequence ATGACATCGGTACGAGTGGCGGTGGCTGGTGCCAGCGGCTATACAGGAGCCGAATTGCTTCGGTTGCTTTCACAACACCCGAATGTCGCCGTGACCGCCGTGACCTCCGAAAAATCGGCCGGCGCGACAGTCTCTTCCGTCTATCCCCATTTGCAGGGCATCGTGCCGCTGGCCTTTGAAACCCTGGCACCGGAAGCCTTGGCGGAGCGAGCCGATATTCTCTTTCTCGCCCTTCCCCATACCAAATCTATGGGGCCTGTGGCGAGTTGCCTGAAGGCTGGCAAACGAGTCATCGATCTCAGCGCGGACTTCAGACTCAAGGACCCTCGTACCTATGAAACCTGGTATCAGACTCCGCATGCGCATCCCGATCTGATCGGTAGCGCCGTCTATGGCTTGCCGGAACTGCATCGATCTTCCATTGCACAGGCTCGCCTGGTGGCTTCTCCAGGCTGCTATCCGACCGCCGCCATTTTGCAATTGGCGCCGCTGGTCGCCCGCGGTCTGATTGTGCCCGATACCATCGTGATCGATGCCAAGTCCGGTGTATCAGGTGCCGGAAGAAGTCCCGCCCTCTCCTACCACTTTCCGGAAGCGCACGAATCGTTGGAGCCCTATAAGATCGGACAACACCGACACATCCCGGAAATCGAACAGGAACTTTCCCTACTCGCAAACAAGCAGGAGCACCTCACCGGCGCCCCCGGTACAGCCGTGACGGTTGCCTTCACACCGCACCTGGTTCCCATGAATCGAGGGATCTTGAGTACTGCTTACGCGCGGATGAAGGACACATTCGATGTCGCCGAATTGCGAGCGCTCTATCGCGATTTCTACAAAGGCGAGCGTTTTGTGCGGTTGCTGGAGAGCGCGATGCCGAATCCGCGACATGTTCGTGGCGCCAACTACTGTGATCTGGCCGTCCACGCCGATACACGGGCCGGCTGGATCGTCACTGTCTCGGCCCTCGACAATTTGATCAAGGGAGCGGCAGGGCAAGCCATTCAAGCCATGAACCTCATGCTCGGGTATCCGGAAGAGACGGGCTTGACAGCGCCCGGCGTCTATCCTTAG
- a CDS encoding SSU ribosomal protein S9p (S16e), whose protein sequence is MAALTQYATGKRKSAIARAWVTAAAGDIVVNEKPLEKAFPRMTLRNVIQFPFELAGVTGKYSVRATVYGGGPAGQAGALRHAISKALVVMSAAFRSPLKKEGLLTRDSRVKERKKYGQKGARKRFQYSKR, encoded by the coding sequence ATGGCAGCATTGACGCAGTACGCAACCGGGAAGAGAAAGAGCGCGATCGCTCGCGCATGGGTAACCGCCGCCGCAGGCGACATCGTCGTGAACGAAAAGCCGTTGGAAAAGGCGTTTCCACGCATGACGCTGCGGAATGTGATTCAATTTCCGTTTGAGCTGGCCGGTGTCACCGGCAAGTATTCGGTACGAGCCACCGTGTATGGCGGAGGACCTGCAGGCCAAGCCGGAGCCTTGCGGCATGCGATCTCGAAAGCGCTGGTGGTCATGAGCGCGGCGTTCCGCAGTCCCCTCAAGAAAGAAGGCCTCCTGACACGCGATTCGCGCGTAAAAGAGCGTAAGAAGTACGGCCAGAAGGGCGCCAGAAAGCGGTTCCAATACTCGAAGCGTTAA
- a CDS encoding LSU ribosomal protein L13p (L13Ae), translated as METMTKTYLEKPADVKRKWFLVDAEGKTLGRLAAKVATLLRGKHKATFTPHVDTGDHVVIVNAEKVRLTGNKMETKTYSYHTGYPGGLKTLTAEHIHQKQPTELLTRAIKGMLPKTPLGNHMAKKLRVYAGPTHPHQAQQLESLSL; from the coding sequence ATGGAGACCATGACAAAAACGTATCTTGAAAAACCGGCCGATGTGAAACGGAAATGGTTCTTGGTGGATGCCGAGGGAAAGACGCTTGGCCGCCTTGCGGCAAAAGTCGCGACCTTGCTCCGCGGCAAACATAAAGCCACGTTCACGCCCCATGTCGATACCGGGGATCACGTCGTCATCGTGAATGCGGAGAAGGTGCGCCTAACCGGCAATAAGATGGAGACCAAAACCTACTCCTATCACACCGGATATCCGGGTGGATTGAAAACACTCACGGCCGAACATATCCACCAGAAACAACCGACGGAGCTTTTGACCAGAGCCATCAAGGGCATGTTGCCTAAGACCCCGCTCGGAAATCACATGGCCAAGAAATTGCGCGTCTACGCGGGACCGACTCATCCGCACCAGGCCCAACAGCTGGAATCACTCTCACTGTGA
- a CDS encoding putative Fe(2+)-trafficking protein: protein MAEVQCVTCGQTGEAITDMLFLGKLEAEIKTKVCQPCWKKWEGMRVMVINEYQVNLGDESGRELVKKQMKAFLKLGEQTDTSKLDQNFRPAGT from the coding sequence ATGGCAGAGGTGCAGTGCGTCACTTGCGGGCAGACTGGCGAAGCGATCACCGATATGCTGTTTCTGGGAAAGCTTGAGGCTGAGATCAAGACAAAGGTTTGCCAACCCTGTTGGAAAAAATGGGAGGGCATGCGCGTGATGGTCATCAACGAATACCAGGTGAACCTCGGAGACGAGAGCGGCCGGGAACTCGTCAAGAAGCAAATGAAGGCCTTTCTCAAGCTGGGCGAACAAACCGACACGTCCAAATTGGATCAGAATTTTCGGCCGGCCGGCACCTGA
- a CDS encoding Uncharacterized UPF0033 protein: protein MPEDSLNLLRPDEELDLRGVICPYNFVKTKLKLETMTAGQLLLVHLDDGDPIRNVPRSVSDDGHDILSQERAEQSYRVMIRKRLDE, encoded by the coding sequence ATGCCTGAAGACTCTCTGAATCTCCTGCGCCCTGATGAAGAGTTGGATCTCCGTGGGGTGATTTGCCCCTATAATTTCGTCAAGACCAAGTTGAAACTCGAAACCATGACGGCCGGGCAATTGCTCTTGGTCCATCTCGACGACGGCGATCCCATTCGTAATGTCCCTCGCAGCGTCAGCGATGACGGCCACGATATTCTATCTCAGGAACGAGCCGAGCAATCGTACCGTGTCATGATCCGAAAACGCCTCGACGAATAG
- a CDS encoding 16S rRNA (cytidine(1402)-2'-O)-methyltransferase, with product MRQERSQGKRARSSHHVGALFIVGVPIGHPDDVTVRALDTFRNVGLIATKSPRATQALLIHHGIDAVLTTYDRDNAVEKAPLLLDRLKQGTAVALVSDCGMPVVYDPGRLLIAAAAEADIPIEVIPGPSAVVTAAAVAGLDCNAFVFEGRWVGGAGRIMQRLHSLQSESRTMIFFPPAQTILRILTLISDILGNRRIIMAINLTQKAQHIVRGRARELRTGCPFLNETAQVTLIVEGKKPTRKGLPKNG from the coding sequence ATGCGGCAAGAACGGAGTCAAGGAAAGCGCGCTCGATCGAGTCACCATGTCGGGGCATTGTTCATCGTCGGGGTGCCGATCGGACATCCCGACGATGTGACCGTCCGAGCCCTCGACACGTTTCGGAATGTCGGGCTGATCGCAACGAAGAGTCCGCGTGCAACTCAGGCCCTGCTGATACATCACGGCATCGACGCCGTGCTGACCACCTATGATCGAGACAATGCGGTAGAAAAAGCTCCCCTCCTGCTCGATCGATTGAAACAGGGAACCGCTGTTGCGTTGGTGTCAGATTGTGGCATGCCGGTCGTCTACGATCCTGGTCGATTGCTCATCGCGGCGGCGGCCGAGGCCGACATCCCCATCGAGGTCATCCCCGGACCGTCGGCCGTTGTGACCGCCGCTGCCGTGGCCGGTCTGGACTGCAATGCCTTCGTCTTCGAAGGGCGCTGGGTCGGCGGCGCAGGGCGGATCATGCAGCGGCTCCATTCATTGCAATCGGAATCCCGCACGATGATCTTCTTTCCACCGGCCCAGACCATTCTACGAATCTTGACGCTCATCTCGGACATCCTGGGGAATCGACGGATCATCATGGCGATCAATTTGACACAAAAAGCCCAGCACATCGTGAGGGGACGGGCGCGTGAATTACGCACCGGCTGTCCGTTCCTGAATGAAACAGCCCAGGTCACGTTGATTGTGGAGGGAAAGAAACCGACCAGGAAAGGTTTGCCGAAAAATGGGTAA
- a CDS encoding HemX protein, negative effector of steady-state concentration of glutamyl-tRNA reductase: MTAVFFMLTMALYFASTVCYLAYLLRRAETLSKVSLGITAVGFATHTVALVARMAGAGQTQLPTFHEALSFFSWMLILVFLAVEFRRQLHVLGSFIVPLALVSLVTAAAFRSEEAASLQPVFKTLWVHVTLSMLGTVGFAVAFVAGVMYLIQDGLLKSKRFNVLYAKLPALDYLDHLNQQSIVMGFPLLTLGIISGAFSAEIVRGTYVNWNPEQTWAMVTWGFYFAVLVGRLTVGWRAKRAAYLTIIGFAGVILTLIGVVLKSHGSVS, from the coding sequence ATGACTGCGGTCTTCTTCATGCTCACGATGGCCCTGTATTTCGCGAGCACCGTCTGCTATCTGGCTTATCTGCTCAGGCGGGCGGAAACCCTCTCAAAAGTGTCGCTCGGGATCACCGCCGTCGGATTCGCCACCCACACCGTGGCGCTGGTGGCCAGAATGGCAGGCGCCGGCCAGACGCAACTTCCCACCTTTCACGAAGCCCTCTCGTTTTTCTCCTGGATGCTCATTCTGGTCTTCCTTGCGGTCGAATTTCGCCGGCAGCTCCATGTCCTCGGCTCGTTCATCGTGCCGCTCGCGCTCGTGTCACTGGTGACCGCCGCCGCTTTTCGGTCCGAAGAAGCGGCCAGTCTCCAGCCCGTCTTCAAGACCCTCTGGGTTCACGTCACCCTCAGCATGTTGGGCACTGTTGGGTTTGCCGTCGCCTTCGTCGCGGGAGTGATGTATCTCATTCAAGATGGTCTTCTCAAGTCCAAGCGGTTCAATGTGCTCTATGCCAAACTGCCGGCACTCGACTACCTCGATCACCTGAATCAACAATCCATCGTCATGGGCTTTCCGCTGCTGACCTTGGGAATCATCAGCGGCGCCTTTTCGGCAGAAATCGTCCGCGGGACCTACGTGAACTGGAACCCCGAACAGACGTGGGCCATGGTGACCTGGGGGTTCTATTTCGCGGTGCTGGTTGGACGGCTGACTGTCGGGTGGCGGGCCAAACGAGCCGCCTATCTGACCATCATCGGATTCGCCGGCGTGATCCTGACCCTGATCGGAGTCGTCTTGAAAAGTCACGGGTCGGTGTCCTGA
- a CDS encoding Glutamyl-tRNA reductase yields MHIIVVGLSHKTAPVEIREKLAVPESRLREALSRLCSYSGVREGLLLSTCNRVEVYAVVEDLEGGYGRVQEFLADTHLSLSSDHLTPHLYWHAGDRAIGHLFRVASSLDSMIVGESQILGQIKDAFEVALTHKSSGLLLNKIVKKAISVAKRVRTETKIAETAVSVSYAAVELAKKIFSNLSEKTVLLIGAGEMAKLAARHLIANGVRQVRITTRNFQHGLELAQRFDGTAVPFDDYKAELAGADIVLVSTGASHYLVGADDVQRAMRQRMNRPMFLIDISVPRNIDPAVRPIDDAFLFDIDDLHMRVEQNREDRLREAAKAEQMVVEEVAVLGQWLQSLEVTPTIVALRNRTEEIKRREVDKMMARLAHLSSEDRAAVEAMASAIINKMVHGTMVTLKAEASSSSGTAYVDAARRFFNLEDGPAGHSTGQASGSDAQEGNATNNGTGRLPDASLVQKATEAQARRVS; encoded by the coding sequence ATGCATATCATCGTCGTCGGGTTGAGCCATAAGACCGCTCCGGTCGAGATTCGGGAAAAACTCGCCGTTCCCGAAAGCCGGCTCAGAGAAGCGCTCAGCCGACTCTGTTCCTACTCCGGCGTTCGCGAAGGCCTGTTGCTCTCCACCTGCAATCGCGTGGAAGTGTATGCCGTTGTCGAGGATCTGGAAGGCGGATACGGACGGGTGCAGGAATTCCTGGCCGACACCCATCTCTCCCTCTCCTCCGACCACCTGACGCCCCACCTCTACTGGCATGCTGGCGACCGCGCCATCGGGCATCTCTTTCGTGTCGCCTCCAGCCTGGACTCGATGATCGTCGGCGAATCTCAAATTCTCGGCCAGATCAAAGATGCGTTCGAGGTGGCGTTGACCCATAAGTCGTCCGGACTGCTGCTGAATAAGATCGTGAAGAAAGCCATTTCGGTGGCGAAACGCGTGCGCACCGAGACCAAGATCGCGGAGACGGCTGTGTCCGTCAGTTATGCGGCGGTGGAATTGGCAAAAAAAATCTTTTCGAACCTGAGTGAGAAAACAGTGTTGTTGATCGGAGCGGGGGAAATGGCCAAACTGGCGGCCCGCCACCTGATCGCCAACGGGGTGCGTCAGGTTCGGATCACGACCCGCAATTTCCAACATGGGTTGGAATTGGCTCAACGGTTCGACGGCACCGCCGTGCCGTTCGACGATTATAAGGCGGAACTGGCTGGGGCCGACATCGTGCTCGTGTCCACCGGGGCTTCACATTACCTGGTCGGTGCCGACGATGTGCAGCGCGCGATGAGACAGCGGATGAATCGTCCCATGTTTCTGATCGATATCTCGGTGCCGCGGAATATCGATCCCGCCGTTCGGCCGATCGACGACGCCTTTTTGTTCGATATCGACGACCTGCATATGCGGGTGGAGCAAAACCGCGAGGACCGGTTGCGCGAAGCGGCGAAAGCCGAGCAGATGGTAGTCGAGGAAGTGGCGGTGTTGGGGCAATGGCTACAGTCGTTGGAGGTGACGCCGACGATCGTGGCGCTGCGGAATCGCACGGAAGAGATCAAACGGCGTGAAGTGGATAAGATGATGGCGCGGTTGGCGCATTTGTCGTCGGAAGATCGAGCCGCCGTGGAAGCGATGGCCTCCGCCATCATCAACAAAATGGTCCATGGCACGATGGTGACGCTAAAAGCAGAGGCCTCCTCTTCCAGCGGAACGGCCTATGTGGATGCGGCACGCCGATTCTTCAATCTGGAAGACGGACCTGCCGGACACAGCACCGGACAGGCATCGGGTTCGGACGCGCAGGAGGGGAACGCTACGAACAATGGGACCGGACGTCTCCCTGATGCATCCCTGGTGCAGAAGGCAACTGAGGCCCAAGCTCGGCGCGTGAGTTAG